The nucleotide window aattaatttcacatatacttttattgtgatttttatttttttactgcttgtttattttttatattttaatggttTGATTGGCTTGATTGATTGGCTTTATAATCATTCACTGTTCATTTTCATGTATTGGTATTTGGTGTAGACTAATTCAAACTGCCATTTAATAGACTCAAGCTTTGTTGCTAGATGAACATGGAGTACATTTTGTTGGAATTTAACAAAAAATGAAGGCTAAGGAGGCAAGCTGACTTTTTGGCAAAACGTTGCAAAAGATAGTGCCTTAAACTGCTTCTGCCAAACTCCTCTTTTCATGAATGATGATGAATGCTCCCATCAGCCATTGCAACTGATGGCTGATGGGAGCATTCATCTATTTGCTCAATGTGCAATAGATGCCTATAACAttagcaaaattaaaaatatatctataagGAAGATTCTGTCTGACCGTTCATAGACTGCCATTTTGTACTCGAGTGTATGACTAGAAAGATGATGTGACTTCTGGCAGTTGAAGCCATCAGAAGCTGAAAAGAGAGCTGACTGGAAGAAGCTGATGCAGATGGACAACTTCTGGTCAGGATCTCTCTAAGAATCTGGGAATTGTGTAGAACTGACAAGAATAATTTCACCCTAAAATTTGCACTTGTCTAGTCAAAATATCGGTTTGGTGAATAGGTCCAACTCTGGATTAGATGTTTACatgtcattttatatatgttgTAGTAGAGGGATGAGTGATTCTAAgatttctagaaaaaaaaaatagaaccatTGAAATTTACAATGCAGCTGTACAGGCATGAATATATGGTACATGTCAAACAAAAGTAGACCTTTCAATTTCTGTATCTTAAAAAGATGACAGtagctgtatatatataattttagaaaTAACTTTATCAAACACATGTGTCCTACCAattgaattataataataataataaaaaaattacaggaaGACAAGAAAATAATCTGCCAAATAATTTGTAGAATAGCTTCTTAAGGTGCTTCTGTGACCTTAAAGATACTGCACCTATATGTCTGCTTTTGTACCAAGAAAAGAAAGTTTAAGTTTCTATCCCATCACCATTTCCATAAAACAGTGTCTGCAGAATTCAATCTGTTGCAGACCTTAACAGATTCATAATAAACTTCATATTACATCCACATGCTTTTGGTGTTTGGTAAAAAGGGCCAAATGAGCCTCTGGAAGATCTGAAGTCTAGGGCTCACTGTTTCCAAGAAACTCCTTTCCTATGTACGGTCCACCTCGATACCAGCTGCACGAGCCGTCACTCCTCTTTATACATGTGTAACTCTTGGCCTGCTGTCCATACAGTCTTCTTTCGATCAGCCAATCTGTCCAGAGGCACTCATTTGGCTCATGAACTGAACAAGGTATTGTGTAGCACGTAGTAatctatatttaaagggatacagaATATTAACTTTACCAGCTTGTACTGACAAAGGTAGCATGCAATTTGTATTAGACATTTAGGTTTACATAAAGGGCTTAAAAatttcactcactcactagccaTGGGTCAGTGGAAATTCAACCGTGGTGAGTGAACATTGTGCAAAGTTATTTGAGTGGACAGCGGCTACTCTAACCATTaataaaatgattcaacccccattgaaaatcaggtttattgtcaaaatttacagactttcagctgtttgtaaTGAACACATCAAACAGAAACAGTTAATATAGCTCAACATAACAAATgctttcaagtggtttccccaaattcaactgaaaatcaaACTTGTAATGACTTCTCTAGACTTCTTCTTACAACAGCACGAACATGCAAAACATGTGTTGTCTCAAGcatacctgatgcaactaatcaaggttttcattagttgcaccaggtgtgcttgagctggaacacttggaATACCTAAACTGGCTATGGGTTTGTTAATGGTCACTTTTGATTGCATGTtaaaaatatggctaagtcaaaagaatggtccacaaagttaagggAAGAGATACTTGCTCTTCACAAGGAACAGGttacaaaaagatagcaaaggaACTGAATGTTCCTACAGACACTGTTGGCAGAATcatttgcaagttcaaagttgaaggaacagtggttacactacctggatgtgGGTCTCTGAAATTTtcaaaaattatatgtttttattcattcattcgtttACTAATAGATACCCATTTCCTTTCTTGTAGTCAGAAATTACTTGCTACAAAACTATTTAGTAACTGGTAAACATGAGCTGCTGAAAATGTTAGTTTACTGTAGAGATAAATAAGAACTAACAAATAACCCGGTGTGTCACGGAAGTGAGAATTGTttggaattttaaatttaagttcaAAACTGGAAGCATGGCTGAATTGGTGAATGTCTTCCAGTTTTACTTAAAATGGACTCTATGGAGACACTATAAACCACCAGACcagttcatctcattgaagtggtttgggtgcactgtccctggccccttctaagactctagtggctgtccaacagcttcctggagtttcacagagtttgacccTGTCagagaaaaccccataggaaagctttgaggcAATGCTTTGCTTAGAAGAAGGTCTAAAGCGTGTGTGttacttgccacgcatgcacattaggttctcCCATCGGATGATGTCGGAGGAGGCAGACCGCAACACAGCACTGAGGGGCACTGGGATCGGATAAGTGAGTAAAGGGTTAATTAACatctttgtattcttaacactaaagtgttcctttaaatctcaaGTTCAATTTGCATTCACTCAATTCCCTACAATTCCCTTATGACCCTAAACTGGGCAGTAGCCTTGGGAACTCAAGGACCACTGCATGGGCTGGAACAAGCCAGGAGTCCTGAGCCTCCACAGAGGTATAAGGAGATTGGGACATATTGATATTAAACAGTGCCTTTAACCAATGATCAACATAAACtgatattattatgtttttatttatatagcgccaacaaattccgcagcgctttacagcaCTAGGACAAAAAGACACTTGGTAAAACAATAATAGTGATTCAACATCCACTGGTGAGAGTAccactcccagataatacagcaccctaaatcccccctccccagacAGTCCAGTATGTCCACCCTTACTGTGTGGCAGTCTGACTGGAGTTGATAATTTGTTGCTGCTTTTGCAGTAGTTAACACTCTctgtccttctctctctctttcacctCAAAAACTCATGCAATAGAGTTGCTTGCAAGACAAAAAGGGGTGGAATTACTCATGTCGGGGAAGAGACAAGCTACTTGTAAAATGTGCAGAGCCAAGCAGAGTCTCATCGAAGCCATCTGGCTACAGAAGGACAACTAGTTTGACTGTACATTCAGTGAGTGAACCTTGTGTAGTGCCCTGGTGGAGTTGCTATggcaattaaaagaacactacaggtaccataatcacttcatctcaatcaagtggtgatggtgcctggaATTCACTTGTGCTGTTTCGCTTTTCAGTGGTTTAACACTGAAGAAGTGTCCCCAGGTGCCGATCGGAAGCAGGAGCTCTAATAGTGGatagcagtgataggctgagagtgtcagctgagtaACGGCACATGTAGTCATGATGGGAGGCCTTCTGCCCATTCATTGCTCTAGCTAATCTTTCTACATTTACTTGGGCACAGCAGAATAGGCAACAAATTGACAACTGAGGACACTTCCAAAGTGCTAAACCAGTCAGACTAGGAACTATACGTACTTTATTGAGATTAAGTAATAATGGTGCCATGCCATGTGTGTTTCTTTGATTTGAAACATTTACACTCAATTTGCAGAACAATAAATGATAATTAGTGTTTGTATTAGTGGAGGCAGACGTGCGTGAAGTGTAAATGTTAAGGAATTCAGTTTCAATGGATAGGAACATAATTTTGAGgattttttgggagggggtggtcacttaCTTTACAGTCACATCCCATTTGAAATCTATTGTTTAAGCTCTTTTTCTGTGAAAAGGACAAGTCATCCCAAAGTTCAATGAGATTGCACAGCATGATGTAAACTTTACCATCAGTAATGTGACCTTGAAAAAAGCAGGGGAAAAGTTATTGGTGAAATATCTGACAAATAAATGCAATAATATATAATCATTACCTAGACAACGTATCAAATGGATATAATGAAATAAACTAATTTGCTAGTTATTTAACATTAGATagaattaatttttaaaataaaacggaTGCAATGACAGATATACATTTGACTacccactgacttcaggtggaagaggttttcaatcactttgttccccaccataactgtctttggttgtatatatatatatatatatatgtttgatatTTTCCATCTAATTCTACAGAAAAAATGAGAGGCCTGTTTGCACAGTCTGCTTCTTTAGTTTTGTCTTGTGTGGTAGACCCCTTGCCTCTATGTATCTGCTGCTAAGTGCCTATTCCTGTGCTGCTAGAATAATGCCTCAGtgctgccttttccaaccaccgGTAGAATTTTGGCATATGAGCCGCATCTACTATCTGACGTGGTACAGCTTTCCCCTTAAGACAAACCTTTTCATGGGGAGTACCACCATCCGATAGTGAATGTTAATATTTTAAACTTTGTCAAGAATCCTTTGaaggcaatgactgcttgaagtctgaaacacatggacatcaccaaacacttggtttcctcctttgtgatcCTCTGCCAGACCTTTCatgcagctgtcttcagttgttgtttggTCTTGAGTCTTAATGCCTTAAGTTTTGTTTTCAGCAAGTAAAAAGCATGCTTGATTGAGATTAGAATATTCACTTGgtcattgcagaatattccacttctttgccttaaagggacactatagtcacctgaacaactacagcttaatgtatttgttcaggtgagatctatagctccctgcaggcaatctaatgtaaacactgtatttcgtcattttgaggaaatagggggcgcggcttcacgagacTCCCGGCGCtgcaaccaggtgagtaaaactgcttggctggagagtccctttaaaaaaactCCTGAGTTGCTTTCCCAGTATGTTTAgcgtcattgtccatctgtaaagtgcAGCGCCGTCCAATCAACTTTGCTGAATTTGGATGTATGTGAGAAaacaatatatccctatacacttcagaatgcatctgactgtttctgtcttctgtcacatcatcaataaacactagtgccccagtgccattggaagccaAGCATGCCTATCCCATCACACTGTCTCCACCGTATTTTATAGATGATGCGGTATGCTTTGGGTCAGAAGCTGTTCCAAACCTTCTCCTTACTTTTTGTTAGCATtattctggtacaggttgatcttaatttcatctgtccaaagaattctGTTCCAGGACTGTGCTGGCTTTTTAAGATGTTTTTAGCAAAGTCTAATCCGGgctttctattcttttttttttttttttttaattctttattttattcatgcATAGTGGGAACAAACGTTTGCacagccacaacagctggtgcagacaAATACGTAAACATCTTAGAACATTGGTATGGCATcaaaaacagtgcacattttttgttttttgaaagtcaaggcataGAATAAGTTGAGTGTGGAGCAGGCTGACACTAAAGAGAGATGGCCACATATTTACAATGGTAAGCAGATGAATACAGGATAGGTTTAACTAGTGCTTGGGGATATTAGACTAATGTGTCTGCTGTGGTTTCCACTGGAGGAGTGCATTAAAGTAGCCTGCAAAATGAATAATAGTGAGACAGGGTTCAATACATAGATGAACAACGTTGGCTTAACACAATACCTATGTGATACCTCAAAGGGAAACATGCTGTTGAGAACCCCGTTATATTAATGGGCTTGCATTCggtgtatataaacaaaacaatatatgctAGGCTTACTGGCTACTTTGCCATATTTGGCATTAATATCTTAGAATGCAAGTGAATTAAGCAAACCAGGAAAAGTACAACAGGAGGAGTTCAACATTCCACTGGTACCTGCTTCACTCTGCTAAGGCTGAGGTGAGTAAGGCTGGTTCATGAGTAGTCGGGTGAGGAGCACCTCAGTTAATGATTTAGGTAAtttgcaaaacaaaaagaaacagagTCCTCGACAGTCCAGTGGTACTCACAACAACCTTGTAGGTAGGAGCAACAGGCGTCCCAGCGAAATGTAAGGTAGGTATGGGACACATGCAGCCAGTCCACCTTAGGCCCTCAACCCACGCCAGTCCTTGAGGCCCGCCGCCCGGCAGCAAGAATCCGCTTGGCAATATGTTGTGGCCAGTCGGTCTCGACGTGGTGTCACGGGAGGCATTGGAACCGGGCAGGCTTGCTGGTGTGAAGCTGTGCCGTTTTCCGAATTGCTGTGTGGGTCTTCATATGCGGGGTTGTACTTTGTTGGTCGGAAGGTTCAGGTTCCTCTGAGTGGGGAGTGTGTCGGGCGGGTTCGATTGTCTCGGTCTGATAGCCGTGGGACTGACTGCTAGCGTCGGAGGGATATGTCGTCCGCTCTCGCTGCTTCGGTCCCCGATTCCGTTTCTGACCCGAGACCGCTCCGGTGGCTGGAGGTAAGTATCTGCCTAATTGACGCCGGGTCGTTGGTCGTATCCATGCCGCCAGTGCACATATCGCTAAGTGGAGGGACCGGCCTCTGATATGAAGTTTAGTCCATAAGTGATTGCTGAGCCGGTCAAGAAATTCCCAAATGCGTTCAGGTGGCTTGAGGGAACATTTTGGCGCTGATCGTGCtttggccgccatcttggctggaccCCTGTAGTCCTGTTTAGCTGCATGTCTCATCGCTTGTTGGAGCTGTGTagggggggtaatcgtcccctgcgagaaccgggatatcccccgctggtccagagggggggggtagcGGGGCAGTCGTCAGGTTGCGCTTGGGAGCAGGTCCTatgccgggggatcggccgcctcccccaggcctcgGGCTCCGCTCCAGTTTAGGCAGTATGGTCGGTGCTTGTGCTCGCAGTGTGTAGCGGTGCAAGTCGGGTGTCATTCTGTTCCCTGTAAGGTCCTGCACCGTTTTTTGGGTCCCGTGTGGTGCTGGCATTGTTAATTTAGCCGGGATTGTCATGTTTCTGCCCGTTGTTGCTGGAGCTCTCATAGAGCACGTCCTGCcatgttggctgtcaggccccgcccccctggccTTTCTAGTCTTAaggcttatgaatggtttgcagCTTGTGGTTAACCCTTTGCATTTGCTCACATAAAAGCTTCTCTTTATagtagacttggataatgatatgtCTACCTtctggagagtgttcttcacttgaAGGGGGTTTTATTTTCCCCAATGTTGGTTTATGTGGATGTCCAggcctttttgtgttgcagagctcaccagtatgatctttttttttaatgtgctaaactgttgatttggccactTCTGATGTTCCTGCTGTCtctttgaaggtttttttttttgcagtctaAGGTTGGCCTTTTTCACTTGAGTGCTCATCCGACTGCATGTTGTGGGTTtacagcaacagcttccaaatgcgAATGCCACAACTGGAATCAACTCCAGAGCTTTTACCTGCTAAATTAATGAAGAAATAATGAAGGAATAACCCACACCTGTCCCTGAAACAGGTTTTGAGTCAGTTGcccaattacttttggtcccttgagaaagagggggctacatattaaagagctgtaattcctaaacccttcctcaaatttggatgtgaataccctcaaatGAAAGATGAGAGACTGCATATTCATTATATAACTGTAACTTAAATGTATGTTGGTAAACAGCCAAAATATCAAAACATGTGTCAGTGTCCATATATTTCCAGACCTCACTGTATAAATCAATAAATCATAGTACATCAGTAAATTGATTCATCTCACTATGAAATATTTTTGAACATTATTGAATAATATAACTTTTAGATTACCCCTCTAGTTATACAACCAATATTTGGCCTAATGATTAATATTCAGGTCTTATTTTTTTACAGCTACCTTGGAGGTCAAAatgataaatataataaacacatgaTGGGATAAGACATGTCCTACTTCCATTATTAAGCTGTATCTGTAAATATGAATAAACGCACTATTTTATCAACTACACCAGCCTCTATTACTGTGACAGTGATGTTAAATTATGAAGTAAATTTGCAAGTATTGGGAGGCACATCACTGCAGGACATTTTAATGGAGGGAACATCACTAGTCTCAGAAATAAGATCGTAACTATGGGAATGATTTGCATTGTAGTCATTGAGAGTCTGAATTAAATGCTGTAAAACCAACATACAATACCAAATCCAACAGTTATTGACTTACAATTAGGGAGATGACACAGACACTTCTTCAAAGTTTAATGCTAACTACTTGCTCTATGGGACAGCCAACTTCAAAGAGAACTTGGGCTGTACCATATAGCAAGTGGTGAACCAGTAAGTTGTTATGTGACCTGCGCTCTTCCAATGTTGCCGCACCAGAAATGACGTTGTGAGCGCTCCTACACAGCTCATGTTTGTATCAAGAATAATGCAGGCCCCGCGTCTATTATCACTGGACCTCGGCCTGTCCATATCTATCCTTGCCCTCTATAGCTATAATATCTTACTGTATAGGGGTCATTCATAAACTGATTATACACTCTTTCTTCTATACTTGTTACTAGTCTAGGTTGTTATATAAGACTGAAGATCTGATTAACAGGTTGAAAAAAAAGCACAGGTTATTtccccaatctatacatttgttagAAATTCTGCTAGCACAAAGTATAGATGAAATGTTATGCTCTTTATAATGAGCATAAGTATTGTGCATCATGTCAGCTACACTTAAAATTTAAGAATGACTGTTTGTTTAAATTAATCTGATGGAACATTTTAAATGATTATTTTAGTTCCCCCTCCCTGCTGGTTACCTCTGGCCAGGAAGGGGGACATGGAATCCCCTGGTGGTCCTTTTACAAATCCCCTGGTGGGAACTGCAAAGCTCCAGGTTGCACCTCTGATGGTGCATGCTTGCCCTTCTCGCAAGCCCCAGCATTGTGCAGCATTGGTGCTTTGCCATGGTAATATGCGGCACTGCTTTAAAATGCCAGGCTCGCACAAGCGAGAACACAGGGTGTCTGCCAGATTCCCTCTCCAACTGAAGAAGCCTAAAATGGTGCGTGGAGTAAGATTGGTCACCGTGCCTGATTGCGAATGTGCATATATAGTGATACTCGATATATATGTTACATTTGGCATATAAGACGCAGGCATTATTTTACGCCAAAATTGGGGTTAAAAGACTGTTCTATATTCCGAATAATATGGTTTACCCAAGAAGGAAAATTGATTAATTTCACTAATTATTTGTTACATAAAATACATTCAATGTACTTTGATATTCTTTACCTGTGAGGAGATACTGTTTCTTGTTTGTGGCATCAAGTTTGACTCCACATAGGGATGAGTCAACTGGTGTATACACAAAGTGGATATCTCTCACTTTATCAAATCCCTTGAACAtctgtaaaattaaatatatgtcaGACAAGCAGTGTGATACAGATAGAGGATGGGATGCTCTGTTTGGGTAATTACCCAGCTGCTTTTCTAAGAatgctacaataaaaatatatgaagaGTCTTATTGAGTAAAATACCTTGTTATTTACAAAACccactttttaattttaaaaggatcggtgatttaaataataaaatacaaacaaagagcagatatacccccaaagaaaatatgcatgCTATTTGGTTTTCGTGTTTTCTATGTGGGTATAATAGATCTTGgattgcaatagctgcagatatTATggttcaatgaaaagtctttgcaaaatAGGTGCTCTAAGCAATTGCCTGTCTCTTGTGTTTAGCTCCATGAAGCtgaactaccaggaagtaacagaatcgGCTGTGTAACTGACAGCTGATGTAACAAGGCtcatttataaatgtgccaagTTTTACTAAAGTCAGCCCTTTTATAAAGtggactgtttctttaatttaattaatacaaAGTATATTACAGATAAGTGCTATTTAAAATCCTACCATGGATTAACTCACAGGTTACCAAAGTAGTGGAGAGGAATGGGTTTTACTGTTCAATAATCTCTATTCTGTAGACAGTTTGCATAATAAAATAGAGTAATCACTTCAGATTGTGAAAAATTATCATTTTTCTtttgcaaaaaaacacaaaactgttTATCACTGAAATTGATAACTTTACCCGTATTTGTCATTAGAAGATAGAAAATATAGGAACAATGTGAACCAATTGGTACCTTGATCATCTTGATTTCGTATTGGATCAATTTAGTATTGTCAAAAGAGTCCTCCTTTGATGGTTGGATCACTTTTTCAGAGATGATCTTTGCGCGAATCACTGCAAAAGAAACAAGTGTCACAATGTAACTCACGGTAACTGGGCCAGAATATTTAGGTTTCTTTCTTACTGAAATTTAATTTGGGCATAACTAAAAACTAATAAAGACTACATTGACCGTGGTCAAGCTACTAAGCTCTATAACAAGCACGTACGTTGAAGGATAAAGCAGGTATCATCCATCTTTCTATCCATTACCCACTGCACTGGAGAGGAGACTTACACTCCAATAGTATCCACACATGGGAGTACATGTATTgaatgtagtgatgtcccgaacggtttgctggcgaatagttcctggcgaacatagcttgttcgcgttcgccacggatggcgaacatatgggatgttcggtccgccccctattcgtcatcattgagtaaactttttttttttgtcaatctttcttttattaaggcatgtgcaatggGGTACAGAACAAAGAGAGGGGAAATGCAATAGTGGTATACAGGTTAGGGTTTGTACAGCGTTAATTACATTTCCTGCtaaacaatgcctaatttttatttttatgtgttggtTAACGATAACATCTCGTTCAGTCGAGTATTATAGATTAACTGTCGGTCATATTAGCTGACTATGTAGGTAAGGTTAAGAAAAATGGTTGATTGCTATCGCCTTACTGTCTAGTAATACCATGACACGCAGGGTGCAGATGGGAGTGTAAACTTGCAAATATGTGTCTCTATGTTTCATGACAGTATAGGCATACAAATCAGGTTTGCGTTAAACATTTGTGTCGATAGcgtgaaataaattaaaataaaatactatgCAGCAGATTCATCATCACCCTTTGAAAGTATAAGAAAAAAGGAAAGTTTAAACTAGGGCGCTGAGAAAGATGAACTGTGAGACATGCGTTTTAAGGGCTGTATATGCCCAGATCAGTCTAACTAGGGTAAACAGTTATTGGCTGGCATTTGAGTTAAACATAGTCATATGTATATATTCAAACCATTAACCATAATGCTCATTGTGGGTACTAACATAAGGGAGTGGGGAAAACTGTTAGGGTATTATGTCCGCAGATACCGTGTGGAGATAGAAGGTAAGTGGTCGGTAGCCTGTAATAAGTCCCTGTTTGTGAGAGCAGTTCACCCGATGCCTACTGGTACCAGGGTATCTTCCCCGGAAAGCGAGTGTCCAGAGTCGTGCTTTGACCGCCGGGTAGGTCCCTTGGGTCTTGGTGCGGTGTTCTTCTGCTTGCGGTGGGTGTCGTAGGGGTCCGGGTTGGGATCGGAGTTGGCGGCTCGGTGTTGGCAGGGTAAGTCCTCACCTCCGCCCCAGGCTATCAGAAGAGCCGACATCTTATAACCACAGATCCAGCTTTCACGTGGGGCCGAACCTCTCTCCCTTTTGGAGTGGCAGGGGGTCCTGGTGGTCGGCCGCTGGATGCGGCGGTGAACCCTCCTCCAGCGTGGGCGATGTCTCGAGGTAGCACCCCGGTTGGCCTT belongs to Pelobates fuscus isolate aPelFus1 chromosome 7, aPelFus1.pri, whole genome shotgun sequence and includes:
- the TIMP4 gene encoding metalloproteinase inhibitor 4; this encodes MNTVLHTLCFVLLFVLTLHIKELADACSCAPTHPQQQMCDTEIVIRAKIISEKVIQPSKEDSFDNTKLIQYEIKMIKMFKGFDKVRDIHFVYTPVDSSLCGVKLDATNKKQYLLTGHITDGKVYIMLCNLIELWDDLSFSQKKSLNNRFQMGCDCKITTCYTIPCSVHEPNECLWTDWLIERRLYGQQAKSYTCIKRSDGSCSWYRGGPYIGKEFLGNSEP